In the genome of Amphiura filiformis chromosome 4, Afil_fr2py, whole genome shotgun sequence, one region contains:
- the LOC140151252 gene encoding protein FAM221A-like, which yields MAEYLKLGPGAGESIDAYLEYRRIVGEDDEGKLFTPDEYENYKRTVVPVRMKNRLFVSWTSPNGWDCKLIGPETLCFCQHRYKQHKTDFAELPSERPILLPCRVKGCRCKYYNYVPLNGSQPIRCRCKHYSDDHSADPSHTCKKGGCQCVSFKSSFTCSCGQPTYAHDTIVETKEERQARGHPVGHDVPYAAMGGLTGFSSLADAYQRLDDSGVGAPSEAFLNQPIGASDHPFLRMHASTLNQIEAGRGSQTDALTQKMAEFKMTGTDADMDYYEMRYQQRLKEEKMRARGVPSSRPVSKRGLPSSSSSSSSSSSVVTKGHSARGKPASATRGKPPSKTTGKR from the exons ATGGCAGAATACTTAAAATTGGGTCCAGGTGCTGGTGAGTCGATTGATGCATATCTCGAGTATAGAAG AATTGTAGGTGAGGATGATGAAGGAAAGCTCTTCACTCCAGATGAATATGAAAACTATAAACGTACAGTTGTACCAGTTCGCATGAAGAACAGACTATTTGTAAGCTGGACTTCACCCAATGGCTGGGATTGTAAATTGATTGGTCCCGAGACTCTATGCTTCTGTCAACATAG gTATAAACAACACAAGACAGATTTTGCTGAGTTACCAAGTGAACGGCCCATTTTGTTGCCATGCAGGGTCAAAGGTTGTCGATGTAAATATTACAATTATGTGCCTTTAAATGGAAGTCAACCAATCCGGTGTAGATGTAAACATTATTCAGATGATCACTCAGCAGACCCCTCACACACATGCAAAAAAG GTGGATGCCAGTGCGTAAGCTTCAAAAGCTCTTTCACCTGTTCCTGTGGTCAACCCACCTATGCACACGATACTATAGTAGAAACCAAAGAAGAACGCCAAGCCAGAGGTCACCCTGTGGGTCACGATGTACCATACGCTGCAATGGGTGGGCTGACTGGATTTAGCTCACTAGCTGATGCATATCAGAGACTGGACGACAGTGGTGTAG GTGCACCAAGTGAAGCATTCTTAAATCAGCCAATCGGTGCTTCAGATCACCCATTCCTACGCATGCACGCATCTACGCTGAATCAAATAGAGGCTGGTAGAGGGAGCCAAACAGATGCATTGACTCAAAAGATGGCAGAGTTTAAAATGACAGGAACAGATGCAGACATGGATTACTATGAAATGAGATATCAACAAAGG CTGAAAGAAGAAAAGATGAGAGCCAGAGGTGTACCATCTTCCAGACCTGTTTCCAAAAGAGGCCTCCCTTCTTCATCCtcttcatcctcatcatcatcatcggtaGTGACAAAAGGACATTCTGCAAGAGGAAAACCTGCCAGTGCTACACGAGGGAAGCCACCATCAAAGACAACGGGAAAAAGATAA